The proteins below come from a single Methanolobus chelungpuianus genomic window:
- a CDS encoding 4Fe-4S binding protein: MNESVFGVKDDKQLVYIPEKCIGCGTCVMACPKGSLVIGSVGAVARGLIDKDFLENRSELCILCGICAKTCPTGALELRQAGKTVNDNSYIRVALKPTTVDAEKCVHCGHCEQICPQDCIEVKQWLANDGSARVEGETKIDNECCVHCGWCMEVCPVDAIAVEKPFEGTWHRDENTCVACRTCVDTCPCNALFNPEWGAGERVDKVAQRPDVCIYCGACDVSCPVNAITVTKTAIVPAVEKKALLEKKLLNSDVPRPTLASRLETDEEACLGCGNCVIVCPVNASDADVGAGYLNEVDSKKLLEVRNGVVNVVDQELCGSCGACAMICPVDAIRLVVKEV; encoded by the coding sequence ATGAACGAATCAGTGTTTGGAGTAAAAGACGACAAGCAACTCGTATACATTCCCGAAAAATGTATTGGTTGTGGAACGTGCGTGATGGCATGTCCTAAGGGTTCATTGGTAATCGGCTCAGTGGGAGCTGTTGCCAGAGGGCTCATAGACAAGGATTTCCTGGAGAACAGGTCAGAACTCTGCATCCTTTGCGGGATATGTGCCAAGACCTGCCCCACAGGCGCACTTGAACTGAGACAGGCAGGCAAAACTGTAAACGACAACAGCTATATCAGGGTTGCACTCAAGCCAACTACTGTTGACGCTGAAAAGTGTGTCCATTGCGGCCACTGCGAGCAGATCTGCCCTCAGGATTGCATAGAGGTCAAGCAGTGGCTTGCCAATGACGGCAGCGCACGTGTGGAAGGTGAAACTAAGATCGATAACGAATGCTGCGTACACTGCGGATGGTGCATGGAAGTCTGTCCGGTAGATGCTATCGCAGTAGAGAAACCATTCGAGGGCACCTGGCACAGGGATGAGAACACCTGTGTAGCATGCAGGACCTGTGTTGACACCTGCCCGTGCAATGCTCTTTTCAACCCCGAGTGGGGTGCAGGTGAAAGGGTGGATAAGGTCGCACAGCGCCCGGACGTATGCATCTACTGTGGGGCATGTGACGTATCCTGTCCGGTCAATGCGATCACCGTGACCAAGACCGCAATAGTACCGGCAGTGGAGAAGAAGGCCCTCCTTGAGAAGAAACTGCTCAACTCTGACGTGCCAAGACCCACACTCGCCTCCAGACTGGAGACTGATGAAGAGGCATGCCTGGGATGCGGTAACTGTGTTATCGTTTGCCCTGTCAATGCAAGCGACGCAGATGTCGGTGCAGGCTACCTTAATGAAGTTGACAGCAAGAAGCTCCTTGAAGTAAGGAACGGTGTTGTCAATGTGGTCGATCAGGAACTGTGCGGTTCCTGTGGAGCGTGTGCCATGATATGCCCGGTCGATGCAATAAGATTAGTAGTAAAGGAGGTATAA
- a CDS encoding formylmethanofuran dehydrogenase subunit A, protein MAGTIAIKNGYVFDPLNEINGERMDIFIRNGKVVTELSAAELKDAKEIDASGKTVMPGGVDSHSHVAGAKVNVGRMMRPEDHYKFYQKKTPLTHSGCGYSVPSVYLGGYEYSKMGYTTVFEAAVPPMEARHTHEEMRATPMLDMGGYLVLGNNWFLMRYLKEGDIEKAAAYISWMMRTHKTYGIKCVNPAGVENWGWGENVHALDQANIHFEVTPEDIIKGLAELNEMLGFSMPVHLHANNLGHPGCWEITRDSLKIPKNIKARPKDHNVEWAETKVNPRRHESVYLTHCQFNAFGGTSWRDFESGVKGITDYVNSHDHVVMDSGCVPFGDATVMTGDGPAIHDLYVLTGNKWSNTDVECECGSGVLPFTYLKSNPVHSVQWAMGLEVLLYVKDAWKSIMTTDSPNGGPFIKYPQVIAWLMSNKARQDTLNECHKWAADRSGLAAETREMTLNEIAIVTRANAARTIGLSHSKGTLGVGADGDVAIYDLDPAKLEVSDYESIIRAFENAAYTIKGGEVVCQRGEIVAIPEKKTYYSDIAVNADEEKKMIEDVKNWFKYYTIGFSNYPTPEKYLANPTPIKIDAEV, encoded by the coding sequence ATGGCTGGAACAATAGCAATCAAGAACGGTTATGTCTTCGACCCCCTCAACGAGATAAACGGGGAGAGGATGGACATCTTCATCCGCAACGGCAAGGTCGTAACAGAGCTTTCCGCTGCTGAGCTCAAGGATGCCAAGGAGATCGATGCCTCCGGCAAGACTGTAATGCCTGGTGGTGTCGATTCACACTCACACGTGGCCGGTGCAAAGGTCAACGTGGGCAGGATGATGAGGCCTGAGGACCATTACAAGTTCTACCAGAAGAAGACGCCCCTTACACATTCCGGCTGCGGATACAGTGTTCCTTCCGTGTACCTGGGAGGATACGAGTACTCAAAGATGGGTTACACTACAGTCTTCGAGGCGGCTGTTCCACCCATGGAAGCACGCCACACCCATGAGGAGATGCGCGCTACCCCTATGCTTGATATGGGCGGGTACCTCGTCTTGGGTAACAACTGGTTCCTTATGAGATACCTTAAGGAAGGAGACATCGAGAAGGCTGCAGCTTACATTTCCTGGATGATGAGGACGCACAAGACCTATGGTATAAAGTGTGTGAACCCTGCGGGTGTGGAGAACTGGGGATGGGGAGAGAATGTCCATGCCCTGGATCAGGCCAACATCCACTTCGAGGTCACACCCGAGGATATTATCAAGGGACTTGCAGAGCTTAACGAGATGCTCGGATTCTCAATGCCTGTGCACCTGCACGCAAACAATCTCGGACACCCGGGCTGCTGGGAGATCACAAGGGATTCGCTCAAGATCCCCAAGAACATAAAGGCACGCCCCAAGGACCATAATGTCGAATGGGCAGAGACAAAGGTCAATCCCAGAAGGCATGAATCAGTCTACCTTACACACTGCCAGTTCAACGCCTTTGGAGGAACATCCTGGAGGGACTTCGAATCAGGTGTGAAGGGAATAACTGACTATGTCAACAGCCACGACCATGTGGTGATGGACAGCGGTTGTGTGCCATTCGGTGACGCAACAGTGATGACCGGTGACGGACCTGCTATCCACGACCTGTATGTGCTTACCGGTAACAAATGGTCCAATACCGATGTCGAGTGTGAGTGCGGTTCAGGTGTACTGCCTTTCACATACCTCAAGAGCAACCCCGTACACAGCGTACAGTGGGCAATGGGTCTCGAGGTGCTGCTTTATGTCAAGGACGCATGGAAGAGCATCATGACAACCGACAGCCCCAACGGCGGACCTTTCATAAAGTACCCGCAGGTCATTGCCTGGCTCATGTCCAACAAGGCAAGGCAGGACACCCTCAACGAGTGCCACAAGTGGGCAGCAGACAGGTCAGGCCTGGCTGCAGAGACAAGGGAAATGACCCTTAACGAGATAGCTATCGTCACCCGTGCAAATGCTGCAAGGACCATAGGTCTTTCACACAGCAAGGGTACCCTCGGCGTAGGAGCGGACGGAGATGTGGCAATCTACGATCTCGACCCTGCAAAACTAGAGGTCAGCGACTACGAGAGCATTATCAGGGCCTTTGAGAACGCAGCATATACCATCAAGGGCGGTGAGGTTGTATGCCAGAGGGGAGAGATCGTAGCGATCCCTGAGAAGAAGACCTACTACTCTGACATAGCCGTGAACGCTGATGAAGAGAAGAAGATGATCGAGGATGTCAAGAACTGGTTCAAGTACTACACCATAGGTTTCAGCAACTACCCGACACCTGAGAAGTACCTTGCAAACCCGACCCCGATCAAGATCGATGCAGAGGTGTGA